In Equus quagga isolate Etosha38 chromosome 14, UCLA_HA_Equagga_1.0, whole genome shotgun sequence, one DNA window encodes the following:
- the LOC124225778 gene encoding olfactory receptor 10G9-like, which yields MANVSLVTTFILMDLPHASALDTLLFGIFLVIYVLTVVGNLLILLVISVDSHLHTPMYYFLTNLSFIDMWFSTVTVPKMLMTFISTGGRSISFRSCVAQLYSFHFLGSTECFLYTIMSYDRYLAICYPLRYTSMMSGRTCVLLAASTWLSGSLHSAIQTTLTFRLPYCGPNQIQHYFCDAPPILKLACADTSAIEMVIFVSIGVVASGCFLLIALSYVSIVCSILKIRTSEGRHRAFQTCASHCIVVLCFFVPCVFIYLRPGSKNAVDGVVAVFYTVLTPLLNPVVYTLRNKEVKKALLKLKDKVQYSSSK from the coding sequence ATGGCAAATGTGAGCCTCGTGACAACATTCATCCTCATGGATCTTCCCCATGCATCAGCGTTGGACACCCTGCTCTTTGGAATCTTCTTGGTGATTTATGTACTCACTGTGGTGGGGAACCTCCTCATCCTGCTGGTGATCTCGGTGgattcccacctccacacccccatgtactacTTCCTGACCAATCTGTCCTTCATTGACATGTGGTTCTCCACAGTCACTGTGCCCAAAATGCTGATGACCTTCATCTCTACAGGAGGCAGGTCTATTTCCTTTCGCAGCTGTGTGGCCCAGCTCTACTCTTTCCACTTCCTGGGGAGCACTGAGTGTTTCCTGTACACAATCATGTCCTATGACCGCTACCTGGCCATCTGTTACCCACTCAGGTACACCAGCATGATGAGTGGGCGAACATGTGTCCTCCTGGCTGCAAGCACATGGCTCAGTGGCTCTCTGCACTCTGCCATCCAGACCACACTGACGTTCCGTTTGCCCTACTGTGGGCCCAACCAGATCCAGCATTACTTCTGTGATGCACCGCCTATCCTCAAACTGGCCTGTGCAGACACCTCTGCCATCGAGATGGTGATCTTTGTCAGCATCGGGGTAGTGGCCTCGGGCTGCTTTCTCCTGATAGCGCTTTCCTATGTTTCCATTGTCTGTTCCATCCTGAAGATCCGCACCTCAGAGGGGAGACACAGAGCATTTCAGACCTGCGCCTCCCACTGCATTGTggtcctttgtttctttgttccctGTGTTTTCATTTACCTGAGGCCAGGCTCCAAGAATGCTGTGGATGGGGTTGTGGCAGTTTTCTACACTGTGCTGACACCCCTTCTAAACCCTGTGGTATACACCCTAAGGAACAAGGAAGTGAAGAAAGCTCTACTGAAGCTGAAAGACAAAGTACAATATTCTTCGAGCAAATAA